Sequence from the Cucumis sativus cultivar 9930 chromosome 1, Cucumber_9930_V3, whole genome shotgun sequence genome:
tatgatgaattttctttttctttagtgcaaagttgaaagaaataacATCTTCAAAAATTGAAGCATCAAAATAAAGTGTAAGCAAGCCTACAAATAAACTAAACTGGatagaaaggaaaaacaatTATCAAGTCATGATttcattacatttttgttCTAAATGTTCTTTTCACAACAATACAAAGTAGCTTCATTTATTTGCAAGTGAATTtgctttcctctttttttttttttttttgggaggggggggggggggggggggcgGGTATGTAATATGTATGGATATTTGTCTCTCTTTCTGGACATTGATGTATAAAGTAGTTTCAGATAATGACACTagtcaaattatatatacacttttttGTAGAACCAAACCCACAAAATTTGTCTACTTCTTTTGGCTATTATTGAATTGGCAGCTTCTCTCTTTAGGttccatctttttcttgtCAGTCTTCTTCATGTGATACCTAAATCATTATTTGCTAATACTTCTCCATATTTGGAAATTCATGTGAATTGGTCTTACATGTGAGTCTGTGactacaaaatattattgaagtCATGAACTGAATCTTGCGGTACCCACTTATTTTAGATAACAAACATTTTACTGTTCTATGATAGTAGCAAAACATTGTCTAGTACAATTATTCAAAACACATATTAACTTAGCTCAAAACTCACATTGCCTTTATACACTTAGTTTGTGTTCCTCAATAACAAGTCAgatgaactttttttctccAAGCTTAGGAGATGAAGTACAACTCACCAGTTTTGTTCGTATAGTTCAAATTTGTGAAGTGAGTGTATGGCACTACAATAATTTAGGCTTACACTCATCCTTTAGTAGACACACCAGGTAAAGGTTAAGGTTTCATATACTTGAAAGTTTTTTCTAATACACTGTTGTTGTTAGCTAGAGGCTAGAGGTGGTTTAATTGAAGGTGGTGATTAAATGAGATATGGGAAAAAGAAGCAAAGATTGGGGAGCTAAAACAGTAGGAAAATCACATCAATGGTCCCTATAGTAAAGTAGGTCCATTATTGGGATGAGGGTTGGGGTTTGAagagtagaaaaaaaagagcaaTGAATTGGTTGGGTCATTGATATTGATTGGTCAAAATGTTAGGGTtactgaaaatgaaatgaagagGGTCccattctttttattgtcAATAGGTACTGTCTGAATATGCCACCTACCTCTTTAGTCCCCAAAAGTCCTTTCTgcatcatttcattttttctcactcAACTTCTCCCTCACTTGAAATGGGCCAAAAAGTTCTTATACACTTAGCACTAcacatttttattatcaataacaagaagaaagaatcACGTACATATTTACGTgaatatatcattaattatatctATGAGTAGGAGTGAATAGTTTGAACGAGGTCTAATGACATGTGAATCCAACAAGATTCTGTACTTGGTCGTTCGTTCGAATCACTAAATATCATATTCAAAGTCATTCTCTTTGTAGtgtgaattttcttgattttgctTCTAAcatcttttcaatttcaattttatctttgttCTTTAGTTAAATCTTAGAGGGACTaatttttatgtgatggtAAGATGATGAGTTGACCTGTAAACCAAGGGTGTTGTGTAAAAGGGAAATAGTCGTTGAATTTGAATCAAGAGATGCATGACTTTAATGTAATGGTAATTATTAACCTACACTCTTTCACTTGAGTTTTAAAGTTCggttttctttcttgtaaCTATTGTACtagaaacaaataaactttatttatgttttatttgattatttgatcACTTTTAGAATgtgaaaattaaatgagacAATCAATAATATCATTTAGCTATATGGAAAGTAATTAACTGAAAAATAGCTAAAAGTAATAGAAAAAGCAAATAAGACAAAAGACTTTGTTAATCCAGTTTGGTAAATACCATTTAGGTGTGTGGAACCTTCTCTaaccaaaatttaatcaaGGACAGACTTCTCTTGAATTCGtgtgtttgattttttgaagataaatttaagttttccACAGTTCAACTATTTTAgtctttcatatatatttttttatcaacaaGTACAAGGTAAAAATCACTAAAATCACTTGCAAAACTTTTGTAATACATTATCATAAAGAAGCAATTTGACTATcttcataataattaataataattattcaagATTCAAGAGAGAACTTTTTCGAAATCAATTATTTGTCAATGTGGATATTGAACTAAGCCAATAACTTAGTTATTTAAAGATCATAATAATCTTCCTAAATTCTTTATGcaaatatatagataaaagATTTCTactatgaagaaaaatattttatctttaaataatatatttttatttaaataacttcgttgataataataataataaattattatttcttgttGACAAATATACCCAACACAGCTGATAAGATTAGTTTTTTTGGTTGGGCTACTCATGTGGTAATTTTGAAAGGGGTgacgattttttttattggttttgaaCGATACGATGTAAAGTAGACAATTAAATCTCAAAAccttgaaatttgaagaactaaaataattttctttttgaaaaaaagtacctttcctttttagtccttttaagttttgaagaatatgtttgttttggtttacaaagtttaaaagtGTACCTTTTTAGTCTTTAGATTTTCTTAAGTTTAAAAGGTTTTTCTGGAACTAAAAtggtttgttttgaaaactcaaggaCCAGATATCTTATAAACGTCATAACTAAGaatgtacatttttaaaacttaaagaCCAAATGAACATATTCATCCAAACTTAAGGactaaaaaggtaattttttctaaaattttattttccaaatttaataGTAGTATAAGAAAAGGTGTATTTACATTATGAACAATTAATTACTTCACAAATTAGGATTAATATGGAAAATCAAACCTATACCATAAACAGTAATAACAATCAAATGGCCATTAATATTGAGCCATTTATGGAAGATTACATGAATAGCCATGTTTagtatgtttataaaataatggGAAAAAGGTATGAAGAGAATATGTACAGAAAAGATCACAACTCACAAGCaaagagaaacaaacaaaatggaGAGAAATGGGTTTGGCTGCGTTTCTTTGCctttgaagaaagaagagtgAAGTGTAAATTTACAAAGAGAGAAGAGTACATATTGAGAGTCTCAAATAGAGTAATGTTATGATGTCAATAAATGTAGtgttcttttttatgtatattagtATCAAGATATTGTTATAAGATGAGAAAACAACAACACccaacaagaaaaagaagagaataatGGAGGATGAACCATTTTTGGAAGGTGTGAGCTTCACTAAATTCACCTTGCATGAACAATCCCTGATTGAAGTTCCCTAAATCAATTAAACAACAAATGGCAAATAAGATGATCATGTGttacaaattatatcattctaaactatttacataacaattcttttttttatataaattagcAATAATACACATTCTGTAAGTTAACATAAGGTACGTAGCTGGCCAACAACGTATGGCCTACCTCTTTGGCTCGAGTAGCTGCAGCCAACACGGAGGGCGTTTCGAACGCTTTGTGCGGTGGCTTTGTTGTAGAACAAGAAGTTTTGAAAAGTGTTGTCAAGGCAGTTGAGCAGAAGTTGTGTTTCGATCAAACATGGTCCATTGCAAAATAGGTTAGTAGCCTCGGGAGGGACATTGAAACTCCCACTTGGGTTCAATCTATAAGCACGTTCACAACCATTGTATAtctattaaaaacaataaaagcttataaaaataataaacaaaacattatgcAACTCATCatcttaagaaaaataattaaaagggaTAAGAAAAACTCACAAACTTATTGTCAAAACATTTGAAGCCTTCAACCACCATTTGTCCAGGAATCTCCTGATCATCACTATAAACTGTCACAATTCAGAAAACACCACACAAATAGATCATATCATGAGAATTACTTAaaaccatcttcttcttcaaataaaaaaccaatacCATGCAAACTTTCGATTaagaaaacgaaaaataaAAGGGGAAAACTGTATCGGGTTTGAGTTCCCGAATGACATGGAGATGACCTGAGGGGCAGCGGAGCAAGACAGCAAGAGCGAGAGCAATGGGGAGGAAGCTAATTGGGGAAGCCATTGGACTGAAAGGGAGAGAGTGAGGAAAATTAaccaagaagaaagaagagatgatatatttatgtgaatAGATGGAATGAGATGAGGATGGGGATTGGGAATGGCAGTTGGAAGTTAGGCCAACCCAGAAGTTGGAAACCGTGAAGAAAATATAGTGATTTTAGTGAGGTGAAGGATGGAAAAAGGGAATAGTAGTTTTTGTTTGAGAGTTTAATTAGGCCAACAactttgaatattaaaaagttcaaacttttttgATTGTGTgttcaatttaaacttttgaatgtATTAGGAAAGTACTTCACCAGAATAGTTCAtttgttgaaacaaaaatgtttaaacAAATGGTTCAAAATAGCAAGTACCTGTTATTAAATTAGTGTTTAATTCACGTATTTGGTGTTGTtgatctttttgttatttaaaaaatatgttctCTTCTATaatgcttttttctttttataaactttttgtttcatttctgaacccaatatataaatatatattttataacttttacaTATAAACACTgttgtgataaaaaaaagaaggagaaataTATCTATGTGACGTTATTCACTAAATACAAAGTGGTAGAATAATCCTCCAATATAAAATCACGATAACTATTAAACAATATGTactagtgtgaaaaaaaagttgacttaaattgataaacttaaattttaccaactcaactcaactcaactctatataaaattaaaattgaaaatgatggaGATGCGGGGTATCGATCCCCGTACCTCTCGCATGCTAAGCGAGCGCTCTACCATCTGAGCTACATCCCCTCTGTGCTTGAAGAGATTTCATGTAGATTTATTTAACTAAACtatagaataaagaaaatcaattgatGAGGAAGGCTTGAATCGGACATCgccaaaaccctaaacccatgAGCAACACAGCATTTGTTTCGTTTACAGAATCTGCATGATTTCTCATtcaattcaaatctaaaaatgtcCATTTTCACCTTCAGAAAACAAGTCTGCAATCGAATCTTCACCCTCGTCAGAAACGTATTCATCTCCAAGCACCGTTTTATCCCAGTACTTCAGTATTCATCAGCTACTGCTCAAAATTTTGCCCTTTGGAATCGTGGGATAACTGATTTTAACAAGATTTTTGGGTTCCCCTTTACCACATTGCGATTGTTTTCTACACAGATTGCGTTTGAACCCTCAACGTCTGATGGGCTTACTGTCGAAGGAATCCTTGGAAATCGATGGACGATTCTGGACGAGAGCGAGAGTGATTGGAGGAGCCATGCTGCTGCAATTGCCCAATCCATTCATTTGATCAAGAAGCGTTTACAGGTCTTAAACATGATTTCCCatgtctttatttttcaactaatttcTGCTTTacggcttttttttttcttttcaagttttagttTGATGTAAATCAGTTGTGTTATCATAACGCTTGAAGTTTGATTATCGTTCTTCTATTGGCGATGTCAGTGGAAGAAGCTGATGATGAGATTGGAGTTGTTATCAGTGGAGTTGAATAAGGCTGATTTGTGGGATGATCCTGCACATGCAGGGAAGATAAGTCGGGAGCATGGTTCTATTATGAGTAAGATAAAAGAGATTAACGCATTTGAGAGAGAATTGCTTGAGCATATCGACATGATAAAGCTTGCCAGAGAAGAGAATGATACAGAGTTGGAATCGGTGGGCTCTAAATTCATCTTCTAGGCAtgtattctttctttatgtttttgttgtttttaaatgtgTTCAGTTTCCTTCCTCTTAGTATGGAGGTAAATTATGCAATTTATGTCATTCCATAATCAAGAACAGAGTAAATAAGAAAACCCCGAACATAGTatttggtttgaaagaaatacaaataGATATCTTTGGTAAAGCTCCGTGGTAAAAACTTCGGATACTTGGAGATTGGAGTTCTGAGCTCAAGGTCCCAAGCCCGTAActaaagttttcatttttggtgAATATTTTGACTGAGATTGcaattattcaatattttaaattgcaGCCTTGAGGAACCCCTTGAAAAGGTGACACGAGACAAAAGcatcaatttttattagatACGTCACACAAATTCTAATTTTGTGTGATGATagataaacaaaatatgaaaaaatctCCCCTGTCAATTCTCATGTGaacaaaaattctaaaataaaggGGTCTTTAGCCTCACTGTAAGTATAATAGTTCAAATTATTACAATACAGCTCAAACCTTTTATGCTTTTGAAATGTTTGGGGTAAATTAATGGTAAAAGAAAGTACTTGTCTGAAAATTGTCTTATGAGGCATAAGCCTCAATGTGTATAGTATACACAACAGAGGTTCAAAGAAGGCATAGGTGTAACCCTCGATAGTCATAGCTGTTTTTATTTCTCTGTGTAACTATTTCCCGTCAGCAAATACTTTAAGTCTGAGGCTGTCATCCCGTTTCAATGAGACAAAtgctaattttcttttgaaattagaaCAATTTTGGTAGACagatctttttcttttgttttaatccTGTATTATATGCATGGCCTTTTGCAGGAGTCACTAAATGCTCTACTCACAATGAGAAGAAATTCGAGAGAGAAAGAGCTTGAAGCTTTGTTATCTGGGGAGAACGATTCTTGCTCTTGTTACATTGAGGTTTGGTTAATTTGGTGCTgctaattttttctcttttgtgaaTTTTCTCGTATGTAGTGTTACTTTTTTCATTGCTGGATTCAAGTTTTGAGAAATGTTAATAGTGATTTGTATAGAGATACAGCCATCAAgcttttgaatatttgttggTCAAACAGGTCCAAGCTGGAGCTGGTGGAACTGAGAGCATGGACTGGGCAGCAATGGTCATGCAGATGTACATACTGTGGGCTCAAAGACGTGGTTTCAAGGTTACTGTTATGGAAGAAATGCCGGGTGAGATTGCAGGAATCAAGGTTCAATCTCTGCTAACTTCAATTGTGTATTTCTTCATTGTGTTATCTCACAACAAATGAGTGTGAGCTCAAATCTGCATGCGCTTGTTACTGCTAGCTAATATAATGTAATGTTTAACAGTTGAAAATTCTTATGTCTTTTAATTCTATTAATTGTATAGCTTGAGTTAAAATCGTCATATCTACTCTATTCACACTCTGGCTTGAGTGAGAAAATGCCAATTCTGACAAATTATTCTATTATTCCAGCGAGCAACAATAAAGTTAGATGGTGAATATGCTTTTGGATATGCCAAATCGGAAGTGGGCGTACATAGATTGGTTCGCATCTCTCCTTTTGATAGTAACAAGCGGCGACATACTTCGTTTGCTGCTGTAGCTGTCATTCCAATAACTGGTGATGGTTCAACTCACGTTCAAATTAATGAATCAGATCTACGAATTGAGCGTTATCGATCTGGAGGAGCTGGTGGTCAGAGTGTTAACACCACCGATAGTGCCGTAAGGATAGTCCATATTCCTACAGGGATTACAGCAACTTGTCAAAATGAAAGGTAAGGAGAATTAGAACTGGTTTTCATATGATGAATACAACCACTGCTAGATCATTTCTCattgaaatggaaaataacACAGATCACAACATCAAAACAAGGCCGCAGCAATGGCAGTACTCCAGTCTCGATTGAATCAGCTTGAGATGACACGGCAAGCTCAGATGAATGCACAGCATACGCAGAGTCTATCTGATATAACTTGGGGAAACCAAATTCGTAGTTATGTGCTCCATGTGAGTTGGTTTAAACTTAGTGTTCTTTCAATTTACCTCGTGCAGTCAGCAGTAACTAGTAACTAccaattgtttgatttttgcaGCCTTATCAGATGGTAAAAGATCTTCGTACCAATTATGAGGTTTCAGATCCTGATTCGGTGCTTGAGGGAGATCTCGACAGCTTTATTTTGAACTATTTGTCGGCATCCTTGGACAATGATGGAGATCAGCTGTAAAGTTGTACAACGATGGATGGTAATTTAGTAACTGAATTTTGCCAAACTAGATATTTAGAGCATAATGTATTTAACTGGAAACACGGGGAAGAAAAAATGGAGGATATCTTAGTTtgctttaaaattaaaatttgctCACTctgttaaaattttgtaagtcTTTAAtggttatattataattatagttaCTAAACTTTCAGGCTTAGGTCTAATATCTTTAAGTTCTAAAATGTATAGCAAGTAGTAAGTTGTTGAACTCTTGTTTTTGTGTTCAATAGATATCTAGttacaatttgtttttaaaaaagtacatCCTTAGACCAAAGTTCAGGTACCATTAGATGCAGGATATTTTGAGATCtatgagacattttttaaaaaagtttaggaaTTTAATAGATACACCTCTAATTTAACCTTATGTTATA
This genomic interval carries:
- the LOC101204762 gene encoding uncharacterized protein LOC101204762 — protein: MASPISFLPIALALAVLLRCPSVYSDDQEIPGQMVVEGFKCFDNKFIYNGCERAYRLNPSGSFNVPPEATNLFCNGPCLIETQLLLNCLDNTFQNFLFYNKATAQSVRNALRVGCSYSSQRGNFNQGLFMQGEFSEAHTFQKWFILHYSLLFLVGCCCFLIL
- the LOC101219384 gene encoding peptide chain release factor PrfB2, chloroplastic, whose amino-acid sequence is MSIFTFRKQVCNRIFTLVRNVFISKHRFIPVLQYSSATAQNFALWNRGITDFNKIFGFPFTTLRLFSTQIAFEPSTSDGLTVEGILGNRWTILDESESDWRSHAAAIAQSIHLIKKRLQWKKLMMRLELLSVELNKADLWDDPAHAGKISREHGSIMSKIKEINAFERELLEHIDMIKLAREENDTELESESLNALLTMRRNSREKELEALLSGENDSCSCYIEVQAGAGGTESMDWAAMVMQMYILWAQRRGFKVTVMEEMPGEIAGIKRATIKLDGEYAFGYAKSEVGVHRLVRISPFDSNKRRHTSFAAVAVIPITGDGSTHVQINESDLRIERYRSGGAGGQSVNTTDSAVRIVHIPTGITATCQNERSQHQNKAAAMAVLQSRLNQLEMTRQAQMNAQHTQSLSDITWGNQIRSYVLHPYQMVKDLRTNYEVSDPDSVLEGDLDSFILNYLSASLDNDGDQL